The DNA segment CTGCTCCTTGTAGACAACGCTCCTGCACAACACCACAAAGAAGGTATCTATTATATTACGATGATATCTCCTACTGAGCAATGGAAGCTGCAGTTTGGGTCAGCTGGATCTTACTGGTGCATGGCATCCCGAATCATCTTCTCCAGTAAAGCCTTGTATGAAGACTGtgcctccgcgagcctccgacattTCTCGACTCTTCGTCTCCGTTTGACGAGAAGAGTTTCCAGCTCCTGAAGAGCAACCCGGTCTTCTTCGTTCTTCTGCTTCAACTCGTTCAGCTCATCTTCCAAGCGACTTATCTCAGCTTGTTTTTTCTTAGCCTCTTCTCTTTGCCTCAGTGAGTCTCTGGCCATTGCTATGGACAAATAAGGGTTGCTATCGCAAGTATCCATATCAGGGTTAGTGTTTTCCTTGGAGACAAGGGGTTTATAGCTATGTGTTGCCATGCTatgagcatcttcttcttctctggtAAATTTCCTTGCAGCTGCAATGATCATAAGCTTTGAATCAGATTTGTGCAAGAAGAGGAGAGATAGGAGCAGCAAGCACGGGCACTGACCAAGCAGAGGATAGTTGTGCCTCAGATGTCTATTTGCATCAATGGGTCTCAGCACTGATGCATCAAAACTTCTTCTTGATGAGACAATGGCAGCAGGACCAAGCCCAACTTGTCGCTCCATCTCAATGAAATGCTGCGGAAAATGATGGGATTCGACAGCCTGCAGTGCGTTTAGCTCCTCGCTTCCTCCATCGCAGAACAGAAAAGAAAATGCTCTACTCCTGAGGCAGGAAGTGTCATTCATTGAGATCGCTTTGCATGTGAAATCTGAAATTTTTGGATGCTGCAATCTTTATATCAACAAATGGATACATAGAAAGTCCTACCAACCTGAAATCCGAGTTCCGAGAAGCAAAAATCGAGAGGAACTGGTTCACAGAGATGCCCAATTGGAGATCCCACCATGGGATGAGAAACTCCAGCTTGTTGTGCTTCTTCTTCCACACTTGCCATTGCAGCAGCCTTAGATTGCTAGGAACCGTTCTTCCTCCTCCTACATATTGACAGACCAATTTGCTCAAAGATTCATTCCAAGGAGGAGAACAAGGAACCAAAACTCGATTGGTTAGAGCTATACTCGAACAAGGAAACCAGTGATCGATATCCCACGCAAGTGGCGAAGCCGAATCCGCATGCAGGTATAGAACGTTGCCGTATGTGTCTACTCGAAACAATGCAGGATCAAATCCAGCATTCCTGAAATCACAACAAACGAATTAGAACACATCATATAGTTAGCTTACAGTGTTCCAGACCTTAAGAACTCCCCAGTGAACTTACCCAAGATGGTCAAGCTGCTTCCAAAGGAGATTGACGAAGCCTCTAGGATTAGCAGAAGGAATCGCCTCTGGATCAGTGACCGGGAACATCTGACTCCAGTCCCTCGCTCTCAGAGCCTGTTAAGATGATGCCCGTAGAACCCGTTTAGACTACGGAATGCACCATTGACGACGAAATGCGTGCACAAACACACAACAAAGGGGGAGGGGAGGCGAGAAGGGATTTACCTCCTGGGGCTGCAAGGTGTAAGGAAGGAACGCAAAAGGGGGTCCCTGGGCGTAGGCGCTGAGCACGCTGGGGCTCCTGCAAAGCTTCGCGTAAGCCTTCGGGTAGCCAAGGCCTTCATCGACGACCATCTCTTCCTCCGTGAACCCCATCTTGCTTGCTGTTGTTGCCGTTGTCGCCATCCCTCTCCACGGAACTCTGCGAGCAGACTGCCAATGCAGAGTCAAACGAGAAGAACGAGAGAGAAGTGGGGGGATTAGGTAGAAATGGGGAGGAGCGTCAGTGTGATGGTGAGGAGATGCGATGGATGTCATGTGACAAACGGTCGACTCCCTGCAAGGAGCCGTTGGCTCCTTTAATTTTGTCCTGCCACGTCATTAATCGGCAGAATCAACAGCGGCCCTCCCTTGCCGTTTCAAAAACTTTGAACCCGACCGGACGACCGCAATTGACTGGGCCCCATCGTATTCATTGCACCGCCGGGCTCACTATATTGTCTGGGTTGAAAAGTGGGTCCAATGAGTTCCAGGTGTCCGTCACTGAAGTAACGGCTTACTAAAATACGATCCTCTCCACTGATTAAATGGACGGCCCTGATGACATCCGAGAATAACAAGGAAGCTTCGGGCCCATAAAACCCAAAGGACGATATGTCGACAGCCCTAACCACGTCGGCCCGCAACTTCTCCGGTTTACTCCAAAAGTATCATCGTCTCTTACGCGCTCGTTGAAGGGGCGATCGGATTACCTGTGGCCGTTTTACTTCCCAGCTCAAGAAGAGAGGAGAGCGGAAGAAGGAGCAGCAGGTGACGGCTTCGGCGAGTGGTGGCGATGACGTTGGATGATGATAAATCCATCTACGTAGGGGGTCTCCCGTACGACTGCACCCAGGAGGACCTACGCCGTGCGTTCGATCTCTACGGCGCCATCGTCGACGTCAAGGTCCGTCTCCTACCTTATCTTCGCCATACCTTCTATCATCATTTCTCTCGTCTTTGGTTGATTCTGTTGGGCGTCGAACGGCACATCGTTGTTTTAGGGTTTGGAAGTACTTGCGACGGCTTGTCGTCAACTTTCTCCAAACCCCTAGATTCTCAATGGGATCAGCACCTGGAGCCATGATTCTAGGGAGGATGAGATTGGTGGCAACGGATTTGATTCTCTAGGTTCTTTGCTGCATGAACTGAGAAAGTCCGGAATGCTATTCTGGTCGTAATTTTTCATTACCTATCAGAATTCGTAGTTGCTTCAAgaagaatctttttctttttctgaatgaaaaataattatattttgcaAACAGTAGAATGTCACCCTGAAATGAGCATCTGGCGAGGACGAATTTTGGTGGCAGTGAATCTGAGTCCTAGGTTCTTAAACGGATGAAATGAGAAATCCCAGCGTGTCATTGTGATCGTGATGAGTGTTGCCTATCAAAAGTCTAAATTGCTTCAAGTAGATAGTTTGTTTACCAAACACAAaagtattttgaatgaaaaacataTATATTGCAAGTGGCAGAGCATCTACTGGAGGTTATGGCCATTATAAGGGTGGCAGTTGCAGCTTTGAGTTCCAGAATCTTCGTGGATGAATTAATCCTCAATGTCAAGTTGATTGTGATAAACTTTAACTGTTAACATTCAAGAGTTACCTCAAGTGGATATAGTTTCCTCAACagaaaagatttttttaataataagagCTATGTTGCAGCTGAAATTGATATTAAAGTGAAAGAAAGGTGTTTGTTTTACAGTAGTATGTTGATTGTCATTAACTGTTGTTTGATTTTTATGCTACTAGTTGACTAGTGAATTTTGTTCTTTAGAAGTGATGTCTTTCATTGTATGAGGCTATGGAATGACCTAATGTATGTGAAATTAATCCACTTTTTTTTGTGCATATTTTTATGTGGACATCATTGGGATAAAAAGGTGTGAAGCTTAACAAGGATATAGCATTTTGCTGATGAATGGATTTCTATTTTATTGCTGCTACGTAATGTGGGATTTGCAACATGAAGAACTTGGCTATATCTTCAACTCTTAGTTACACATGAATGTTGGTTTTTTACTTTTCGGAAGATGATTTCGACCTCTTACATTATGGAAATTCTCTCCTTTTTGTTTTTCAACTTTTGCCCCTTAATTTGTTCTTCCTATATGAACCTATATGCCTGTCCTCATAAATATTAAAGCATCCAGCTCTTTGTAATTATTTTATTCATGATGTAACTGTTTTGGTTTTCTACACTAATCTGTGTTGGCTCAGCATTCCTCATTCTGACTTTTTCTACTTAATAACACCTACCTGAAAAGTGTTTTTGGTTGTCACTGCAAAAAAAACCAGTCTTATGGAATCTTGGGCAGCCAGTTTGCTTTAGTTTCTGTTGCCTCATCTTTTTGTCTTATCTTGGGGTTATGTTTACACTCTAGAAACTGAACACATGTGAAGCCTAAGAAACATTGTGTCAGTTGAAGAAAGGTTTGTGTTTAGCTGGTCAAGTCAACTTGTTATATTCCCCATTACCTTCCTCTTGTGAATCAATATTAGTGAGAGCAATGGTCATCCATCAGACTTTTATATGTAATTTTGGCATTGCTAATACTTTTTTCCATGAAATCATTTAGGACAAAAGCTAAGCAGCAAAAAACTCTTCCATGTTGCTAAAATTCTTCATCTTGTCCAACCCTTCATCTCTGCAGATAATAAATGATCGGCAAGTTGGAGGGAAATGCTATGGGTTTGTCACATTTAGAAACCCTAGATCAGCT comes from the Musa acuminata AAA Group cultivar baxijiao unplaced genomic scaffold, Cavendish_Baxijiao_AAA HiC_scaffold_966, whole genome shotgun sequence genome and includes:
- the LOC135665247 gene encoding uncharacterized protein LOC135665247 isoform X2 — translated: MTSIASPHHHTDAPPHFYLIPPLLSRSSRLTLHWQSARRVPWRGMATTATTASKMGFTEEEMVVDEGLGYPKAYAKLCRSPSVLSAYAQGPPFAFLPYTLQPQEALRARDWSQMFPVTDPEAIPSANPRGFVNLLWKQLDHLGNAGFDPALFRVDTYGNVLYLHADSASPLAWDIDHWFPCSRGGRTVPSNLRLLQWQVWKKKHNKLEFLIPWWDLQLGISVNQFLSIFASRNSDFRSRAFSFLFCDGGSEELNALQAVESHHFPQHFIEMERQVGLGPAAIVSSRRSFDASVLRPIDANRHLRHNYPLLAARKFTREEEDAHSMATHSYKPLVSKENTNPDMDTCDSNPYLSIAMARDSLRQREEAKKKQAEISRLEDELNELKQKNEEDRVALQELETLLVKRRRRVEKCRRLAEAQSSYKALLEKMIRDAMHQSVVYKEQVRLNQTATSALMARLEAQRALCDSSEKELRRKFKQRDEIEKQIRPVWELRKRSRMDETLLEEGRNESIRLLCTRRTRTTPLTKELRKFLEEEQKASEAGLSLGEDGGEETEESATTGSSQKEKPAVPQSQNNEEAEEHRSVIDEKLKQLATSDGHLSQTSESEQQSFLHRGSQEEAEERYKASGAGNDIMLLNDKPRDVAAEEKVKPPILKIKIPKPRSPRKEEEEEDGDDGNNNQIGKRNVDKWLEILLDGFEEGSPQKKPDAPEDNQDESVCKMNSAHPHKQIKFLRLKPLEEKAGTARNPITEQKTNSSKSRHGEDSSNASKEEVTGSRKSFEVKDPRSESSRGFRSLPSSPSMILGMRRGVDCIGRKPQVMGDDNNGNESVVSTNSSKFIKSCSRAIKRAMNI
- the LOC135665247 gene encoding uncharacterized protein LOC135665247 isoform X1 gives rise to the protein MTSIASPHHHTDAPPHFYLIPPLLSRSSRLTLHWQSARRVPWRGMATTATTASKMGFTEEEMVVDEGLGYPKAYAKLCRSPSVLSAYAQGPPFAFLPYTLQPQEALRARDWSQMFPVTDPEAIPSANPRGFVNLLWKQLDHLGNAGFDPALFRVDTYGNVLYLHADSASPLAWDIDHWFPCSRGGRTVPSNLRLLQWQVWKKKHNKLEFLIPWWDLQLGISVNQFLSIFASRNSDFRSRAFSFLFCDGGSEELNALQAVESHHFPQHFIEMERQVGLGPAAIVSSRRSFDASVLRPIDANRHLRHNYPLLGQCPCLLLLSLLFLHKSDSKLMIIAAARKFTREEEDAHSMATHSYKPLVSKENTNPDMDTCDSNPYLSIAMARDSLRQREEAKKKQAEISRLEDELNELKQKNEEDRVALQELETLLVKRRRRVEKCRRLAEAQSSYKALLEKMIRDAMHQSVVYKEQVRLNQTATSALMARLEAQRALCDSSEKELRRKFKQRDEIEKQIRPVWELRKRSRMDETLLEEGRNESIRLLCTRRTRTTPLTKELRKFLEEEQKASEAGLSLGEDGGEETEESATTGSSQKEKPAVPQSQNNEEAEEHRSVIDEKLKQLATSDGHLSQTSESEQQSFLHRGSQEEAEERYKASGAGNDIMLLNDKPRDVAAEEKVKPPILKIKIPKPRSPRKEEEEEDGDDGNNNQIGKRNVDKWLEILLDGFEEGSPQKKPDAPEDNQDESVCKMNSAHPHKQIKFLRLKPLEEKAGTARNPITEQKTNSSKSRHGEDSSNASKEEVTGSRKSFEVKDPRSESSRGFRSLPSSPSMILGMRRGVDCIGRKPQVMGDDNNGNESVVSTNSSKFIKSCSRAIKRAMNI